The proteins below come from a single Xyrauchen texanus isolate HMW12.3.18 chromosome 1, RBS_HiC_50CHRs, whole genome shotgun sequence genomic window:
- the tp53bp1 gene encoding TP53-binding protein 1 isoform X3 — protein MDPGESDLDSSFPQTENPCLIVEDSQPDSVALEDDPDTSYCAILARRLSNLQPTSHSPVLELISSPTKTHCVQTDSQIDKSDNTANSDHLQSSQDPAATENSLVFEVSFPKRGVKEHMESEANSTAHCTETREEMSRFGLLELSETQGVIDEKDELDGVPANQRDSQKPASQSGLKSSERTSGCQDENSGGRSEVSSSSLSRPQDGEGRKLSVQAILHSQVPDSQEDEDDEIISSQDDLFENDRNGTRAESSISQLDKEHMPTSTPAHTLRLLHLSGQGTLVQESISQQSVDFVAATQDNLSQTPYIVPNSPTEKEQNYNEAAESPMDTSGPPEDLPQRREEEPMDMDPCPKPQPTASTPVSQNSPVFVLEKSLSVPSQPEFSHDVFISTPSLDPGNNSQGTEAPNNKLLHQNSALGTESRFPKQTDPPEKLTKPSSSSSQPSEVAECFQLELSSENNYSQKTQAFIVEEDSQATQIEEEKATLDVDKSGLKHHSQKNSKNGMGPEPGKTSNSQNNSEVPDSKCTSALPEGAEDCTSQKLHSQSVIGGSQSKVAFGATQSQRPVSTGCVSDTPSSPQKSKTVDLTVTSSSQASQPEGKPVSCTPIPVTTQSQSQSFLTVSSPKNTENAKGLSQSQKLSQPIIHSVITDSIRNTEEGEQMDEGDIQSTERDEDTGLNLALSQSQVLSPKPIEDEEVVEQEERSQCEPIKDHHSSSKEESFSVMVLEESQRVSQERVKNGRSQPFISSLQPVKSSMLDKREPTTKISGSQPVRSTEVSPLQLEKAKSQSIKPTDAGQHKDPERMNSDNDANKSLSDSSGELPFHFTLPKEGELIHPAVSATPLQISQLKKTPRHSTPIEMTSFSEPSEGDVTRETTMAASEISVEESREGEVPVTVDGDGKLSLRMKLVTPVEEGSSGSEHFSLQKPPLMDEEGSVSKATTVAMAVTSPSVFSRVREAHRQVQVEDDVESSDLPLSRQQSQPFNCSLKTDSALSPNRSRGTVGSRTSGRVSEAIPHQSLHPGGSEAHSEPLVSGLSSPNKEQEVPSTSEMPSPRTPFKQRAVSQQTSVDITSTTSPPSKRAVSQQTSFDLSGPHNLSGRGEQSTPTRTQPGPSMRRHVRTIQEVRTTVTRIITDVYYENGREVDRKVTQESEDPMVDRCVVDNDMSPSRTGSSMTSGDLADVSSLSSKAPSHHSSSGTSSGGLGPIRMPDFIMPPSRGAKSGRGGRIGQRGGAHGQTVSSSEEEAFAQRHAGASGSPAEPSTTGRSDSLNTTSPDNSTGTSSFVGLRVLAKWSSNSYFYSGSITRDLGENHFRLLFDDNQECEVQGKDILLCDPIPLETEVTALTEEEFFNIGVVKGHKTQGSDFLYCIEKDGQSMWYNRTSVILSMEQGNRLREQYGLGPYEPSTPQTMASDISLDNLVEGKRRRRGNPSGTGTPNRSSSNSPRTPGPSGKRKLISGSEDERTPAKRGRRGGGARVGQRTAACNTSGSGIDLPSDPNDLVATHGPLPENSSLFMGFVFLLTASSESERESNLQSSDDDEEYVQRAPYNKEYTVRQLEAGGGMILPDFNEEQCKAAYQSLLIADQHCRTRKYLMCVAGGVPCVSQIWVRDCCQEKKLLNYRNYLLPAGQGPEGRIVEWHPRCNPFNALKILLILEDRVDLWTSLLSMGGVAKVHHHKENQDISHIPAVKFDLAVTASPCEVLKHVAKDIPVVSLEWLIQSLICGKCLGYDSNSEFCHNLST, from the exons ATGGATCCTGGTGAGAGTGATCTTGATTCAAGTTTTCCCCAGACAGAGAATCCCTGTCTTATAGTCGAGGACTCTCAGCCTGACAGCGTGGCCCTGGAGGACGACCCTGACACCAGCTACTGTGCTATTCTCGCCCGTCGCCTCTCCAACCTTCAGCCAACATCTCACAGCCCTGTGCTG GAGCTGATTTCTTCCCCTACTAAAACACATTGTGTGCAAACTGACAGTCAGATTGATAAGAGCGACAATACAGCCAACTCGG aTCATTTGCAGTCCAGCCAGGATCCCGCAGCTACAGAGAATAGTCTAGTTTTTGAAGTTAGCTTTCCAAAAAG AGGTGTTAAAGAGCACATGGAGTCTGAAGCCAATTCCACTGCACACTGCACAGAGACACGTG AGGAGATGTCTCGGTTTGGTCTCCTGGAGCTGTCAGAGACCCAGGGTGTCATTGATGAGAAAGATGAGCTTGATGGAGTTCCTGCCAATCAGAGAGACAGTCAGAAACCTGCCAGCCAAA GTGGTTTGAAGAGTTCAGAAAGGACATCGGGCTGTCAGGATGAAAATTCTGGAGG TAGGTCAGAGGTCAGTTCAAGCAGCCTTTCAAGGCCTCAGGACGGGGAAGGCAGGAAGCTCAGTGTTCAGGCCATTCTGCACTCTCAAGTACCGGACAGTCAAGAGGATGAAGATGATGAGATAATTTCCTCTCAGGATGACCTGTTTGAAAATGATAGAAATG GCACTAGGGCAGAAAGCAGCATTTCACAGCTTGACAAGGAACACATGCCAACATCCACTCCTGCACATACTCTTCGCCTGCTTCACCTGTCTGGTCAGGGAACACTTGTGCAGGAGAGTATTTCACA GCAATCTGTTGACTTTGTGGCGGCCACTCAAGACAATTTAAGCCAGACACCTTACATTGTCCCAAATTCACCCACAGAAAAAGAGCAGA ATTATAATGAAGCTGCTGAATCCCCAATGGACACATCTGGCCCCCCTGAGGACCTTCCACAAAGGAGAGAGGAGGAGCCAATGGACATGGACCCCTGTCCCAAACCACAACCCACAGCCTCTACCCCAGTGTCCCAAAATTCCCCTGTATTCGTTCTGGAGAAAAGCCTCTCTGTGCCTAGCCAGCCTGAATTCTCACAT GACGTGTTTATTTCCACTCCCAGCCTTGACCCTGGGAACAATAGTCAGGGGACAGAGGCCCCAAATAACAAGTTGCTTCACCAGAACAGTGCATTAGGAACAGAGTCAAGATTCCCCAAGCAGACTGACCCACCAGAGAAGCTAACAAAACCTTCAAGTAGCTCTTCACAGCCCTCAGAGGTTGCTGAGTGTTTTCAGTTGGAACTTAGCAGTGAAAACAATTATTCTCAGAAAACTCAAGCATTCATTGTTGAGGAGGATAGCCAAGCCACGCAGATTGAGGAAGAGAAAGCAACTCTCGATGTTGATAAGAGTGGCCTTAAACACCATTCCCAAAAAAACAGTAAGAATGGCATGGGGCCAGAGCCTGGTAAAACGTCAAATTCACAAAATAACTCCGAGGTGCCTGACTCCAAATGTACAAGTGCTTTACCAGAAGGGGCAGAAGACTGTACCTCTCAAAAGCTGCATTCTCAGTCTGTTATTGGAGGGAGCCAAAGTAAAGTAGCTTTCGGTGCCACTCAGTCCCAGCGACCTGTCAGTACTGGGTGTGTTTCAGACACCCCTTCATCACCACAGAAGAGTAAAACTGTAGATCTGACGGTCACCAGCTCTTCACAAGCCTCACAGCCAGAGGGGAAACCTGTGAGCTGCACTCCCATCCCAGTCACCACACAGTCTCAGTCTCAATCTTTCCTGACTGTGTCCTCTCCAAAGAACACTGAGAATGCAAAAGGTCTAAGTCAAAGCCAGAAACTCAGCCAGCCTATTATTCACAGTGTTATTACAGACAGCATTAGAAATACTGAAGAGGGGGAGCAGATGGATGAAGGTGACATCCAGAGTACAGAGAGGGATGAAGACACAGGACTCAACCTGGCCTTGTCTCAGAGCCAAGTACTTTCTCCAAAGCCCATAGAAGATGAGGAGGTTGTGGAGCAGGAGGAGAGATCCCAGTGTGAACCCATCAAAGATCACCACTCCTCCAGCAAAGAGGAGAGCTTCAGTGTCATGGTGCTTGAGGAGAGCCAGAGGGTCTCTCAGGAAAGAGTAAAGAATGGAAGGTCACAGCCATTCATAAGCTCCTTGCAGCCTGTGAAGAGCTCCATGCTGGACAAACGTGAGCCCACTACAAAGATCTCAGGGTCTCAGCCAGTGAGATCAACTGAGGTCTCACCTTTACAGCTTGAGAAAGCGAAGTCACAGAGCATAAAGCCCACAGATGCAGGACAGCACAAAGACCCTGAGAGAATGAACTCGGACAATGATGCCAACAAAAGTCTAAGCGACAGTTCTGGAG AGCTTCCGTTTCACTTTACTTTGCCCAAAGAGGGCGAGCTGATCCACCCAGCTGTGAGTGCAACTCCTCTACAAATTAGTCAGCTGAAAAAGACACCAAGACACAGCACTCCGAttg AGATGACCTCGTTCTCAGAGCCGTCAGAGGGTGATGTTACCAGGGAGACGACCATGGCAGCCAGTGAGATTTCGGTGGAGGAGAGCAGAGAGGGCGAGGTGCCAGTAACTGTGGATGGAGATGGGAAACTGAGTCTCAGGATGAAACTGGTTACTCCTGTGGAGGAGGGCAGCTCGGGCTCTGAACATTTCAGTTTGCAGA AACCACCATTAATGGATGAAGAAGGCTCTGTCTCCAAGGCTACTACTGTTGCCATGGCTGTAACCAG TCCGTCTGTGTTTAGCCGTGTGCGGGAGGCCCACAGGCAGGTCCAGGTGGAGGATGATGTGGAGTCCAGTGATCTTCCTCTCAG CAGGCAACAAAGCCAGCCATTCAACTGTTCCCTTAAAACTGACTCAGCACTGTCTCCCAATCGCTCGAGAGGAACAGTGGGCAGCAGAACCTCAGGCAGAGTCAGTGAAGCCATACCGCATCAGTCTCTGCATCCTGGTGGTTCTGAAGCACACTCTGAGCCACTGGTCAGTGGCCTGTCCTCCCCTAACAAAGAACAAGAGGTCCCCAGCACTTCCGAAATGCCGTCTCCCAGAACCCCTTTCAAACAGAGAGCTGTGTCTCAACAAACTAGCGTGGATATCACCTCAACTACCAGCCCACCCAGCAAA AGAGCTGTGTCTCAGCAGACTAGTTTTGATCTGTCTGGACCACACAACCTGTCTGGCAGG GGAGAACAAAGCACACCCACCAGAACCCAGCCAGGTCCGTCAATGCGCAGACATGTTCGCACCATCCAAGAGGTCCGCACAACTGTCACTCGCATCATTACAGATGTCTACTATGAAAACGGCAGAGAGGTTGACCGCAAGGTTACCCAG GAGTCTGAGGACCCCATGGTGGACCGCTGCGTTGTGGATAATGACATGTCCCCATCCCGCACAGGGAGCTCCATGAcatcaggagacctggctgatgTCAGTTCACTCTCCTCTAAGGCCCCGTCACACCACAGCTCCAGTGGGACAAGCAGTGGGGGCCTGGGCCCCATCAGAATGCCTGATTTTATCATGCCACCCAGCCGAGGGGCCAAGTCTGGCAG AGGTGGCAGGATAGGGCAGAGAGGTGGAGCCCATGGCCAGACTGTATCATCCTCAGAGGAGGAGGCCTTTGCCCAAAGACATGCTGGAGCATCAGGCAGTCCAGCAGAACCCAGCACTACGGGCCGCTCCGATTCCCTCAACACCACCTCACCTGACAACAGTACTGGAACCAGCAGTTTTGTTGGGTTGCGTGTACTGGCCAAGTggtcttccaattcatacttctATTCTGGGAGTATTACCCGAGACCTAGGCGAAAACCATTTCCGCCTTCTATTCGATGACAACCAAGAATGTGAAGTACAAGGAAAGGATATCTTGCTCTGTGACCCCATTCCTCTGGAGACAGAGGTCACAGCCCTGACTGAGGAGGAGTTCTTTAATATAG GTGTAGTGAAGGGGCATAAGACACAAGgctctgatttcctgtactgcATAGAGAAAGATGGTCAGAGTATGTGGTACAACAGAACATCTGTGATTCTCAGCATGGAGCAAGGCAACCGGTTGAGGGAGCAGTATGGACTGGGGCCTTACGAACCTTCTACACCCCAAACCATGGCATCTGACATCAGCCTCG ATAACCTGGTAGAAGGAAAAAGGAGGCGCAGAGGGAACCCCAGTGGAACAGGCACCCCTAACCGCAGCTCCAGCAACAGCCCGAGAACCCCAGGGCCTTCTGGGAAACGAAAACTCATCAGCGGCTCTGAGGATGAAAGGACTCCTGCGAAGAGAGGACGCAGGGGGGGAGGGGCCAGAGTGG GGCAGCGGACAGCAGCTTGCAACACATCTGGGAGCGGAATAGACTTGCCATCTGACCCTAATGACCTGGTGGCAACACATGGCCCTCTTCCTGAGAACTCTTCCCTTTTTATGGGCTTTGTGTTTTTGCTGACAGCATCCTCTGAAAGCGAAAGAGAGTCTAACCTGCAGAGCAGCGATGATGATGAAG AATATGTGCAGAGAGCTCCATATAACAAAGAATATACGGTGAGGCAGCTGGAGGCGGGAGGAGGAATGATTCTGCCTGACTTTAATGAAGAACAG
- the tp53bp1 gene encoding TP53-binding protein 1 isoform X1: MDPGESDLDSSFPQTENPCLIVEDSQPDSVALEDDPDTSYCAILARRLSNLQPTSHSPVLELISSPTKTHCVQTDSQIDKSDNTANSDHLQSSQDPAATENSLVFEVSFPKRGVKEHMESEANSTAHCTETREEMSRFGLLELSETQGVIDEKDELDGVPANQRDSQKPASQSGLKSSERTSGCQDENSGGRSEVSSSSLSRPQDGEGRKLSVQAILHSQVPDSQEDEDDEIISSQDDLFENDRNGTRAESSISQLDKEHMPTSTPAHTLRLLHLSGQGTLVQESISQQSVDFVAATQDNLSQTPYIVPNSPTEKEQNYNEAAESPMDTSGPPEDLPQRREEEPMDMDPCPKPQPTASTPVSQNSPVFVLEKSLSVPSQPEFSHDVFISTPSLDPGNNSQGTEAPNNKLLHQNSALGTESRFPKQTDPPEKLTKPSSSSSQPSEVAECFQLELSSENNYSQKTQAFIVEEDSQATQIEEEKATLDVDKSGLKHHSQKNSKNGMGPEPGKTSNSQNNSEVPDSKCTSALPEGAEDCTSQKLHSQSVIGGSQSKVAFGATQSQRPVSTGCVSDTPSSPQKSKTVDLTVTSSSQASQPEGKPVSCTPIPVTTQSQSQSFLTVSSPKNTENAKGLSQSQKLSQPIIHSVITDSIRNTEEGEQMDEGDIQSTERDEDTGLNLALSQSQVLSPKPIEDEEVVEQEERSQCEPIKDHHSSSKEESFSVMVLEESQRVSQERVKNGRSQPFISSLQPVKSSMLDKREPTTKISGSQPVRSTEVSPLQLEKAKSQSIKPTDAGQHKDPERMNSDNDANKSLSDSSGELPFHFTLPKEGELIHPAVSATPLQISQLKKTPRHSTPIEMTSFSEPSEGDVTRETTMAASEISVEESREGEVPVTVDGDGKLSLRMKLVTPVEEGSSGSEHFSLQKPPLMDEEGSVSKATTVAMAVTSPSVFSRVREAHRQVQVEDDVESSDLPLSRQQSQPFNCSLKTDSALSPNRSRGTVGSRTSGRVSEAIPHQSLHPGGSEAHSEPLVSGLSSPNKEQEVPSTSEMPSPRTPFKQRAVSQQTSVDITSTTSPPSKRAVSQQTSFDLSGPHNLSGRGEQSTPTRTQPGPSMRRHVRTIQEVRTTVTRIITDVYYENGREVDRKVTQESEDPMVDRCVVDNDMSPSRTGSSMTSGDLADVSSLSSKAPSHHSSSGTSSGGLGPIRMPDFIMPPSRGAKSGRRWGWQQPRTQNAVVGSEVTDARGSRVTTQLSPRGRARRGRPPSRSPLSRGGRIGQRGGAHGQTVSSSEEEAFAQRHAGASGSPAEPSTTGRSDSLNTTSPDNSTGTSSFVGLRVLAKWSSNSYFYSGSITRDLGENHFRLLFDDNQECEVQGKDILLCDPIPLETEVTALTEEEFFNIGVVKGHKTQGSDFLYCIEKDGQSMWYNRTSVILSMEQGNRLREQYGLGPYEPSTPQTMASDISLDNLVEGKRRRRGNPSGTGTPNRSSSNSPRTPGPSGKRKLISGSEDERTPAKRGRRGGGARVGQRTAACNTSGSGIDLPSDPNDLVATHGPLPENSSLFMGFVFLLTASSESERESNLQSSDDDEEYVQRAPYNKEYTVRQLEAGGGMILPDFNEEQCKAAYQSLLIADQHCRTRKYLMCVAGGVPCVSQIWVRDCCQEKKLLNYRNYLLPAGQGPEGRIVEWHPRCNPFNALKILLILEDRVDLWTSLLSMGGVAKVHHHKENQDISHIPAVKFDLAVTASPCEVLKHVAKDIPVVSLEWLIQSLICGKCLGYDSNSEFCHNLST, translated from the exons ATGGATCCTGGTGAGAGTGATCTTGATTCAAGTTTTCCCCAGACAGAGAATCCCTGTCTTATAGTCGAGGACTCTCAGCCTGACAGCGTGGCCCTGGAGGACGACCCTGACACCAGCTACTGTGCTATTCTCGCCCGTCGCCTCTCCAACCTTCAGCCAACATCTCACAGCCCTGTGCTG GAGCTGATTTCTTCCCCTACTAAAACACATTGTGTGCAAACTGACAGTCAGATTGATAAGAGCGACAATACAGCCAACTCGG aTCATTTGCAGTCCAGCCAGGATCCCGCAGCTACAGAGAATAGTCTAGTTTTTGAAGTTAGCTTTCCAAAAAG AGGTGTTAAAGAGCACATGGAGTCTGAAGCCAATTCCACTGCACACTGCACAGAGACACGTG AGGAGATGTCTCGGTTTGGTCTCCTGGAGCTGTCAGAGACCCAGGGTGTCATTGATGAGAAAGATGAGCTTGATGGAGTTCCTGCCAATCAGAGAGACAGTCAGAAACCTGCCAGCCAAA GTGGTTTGAAGAGTTCAGAAAGGACATCGGGCTGTCAGGATGAAAATTCTGGAGG TAGGTCAGAGGTCAGTTCAAGCAGCCTTTCAAGGCCTCAGGACGGGGAAGGCAGGAAGCTCAGTGTTCAGGCCATTCTGCACTCTCAAGTACCGGACAGTCAAGAGGATGAAGATGATGAGATAATTTCCTCTCAGGATGACCTGTTTGAAAATGATAGAAATG GCACTAGGGCAGAAAGCAGCATTTCACAGCTTGACAAGGAACACATGCCAACATCCACTCCTGCACATACTCTTCGCCTGCTTCACCTGTCTGGTCAGGGAACACTTGTGCAGGAGAGTATTTCACA GCAATCTGTTGACTTTGTGGCGGCCACTCAAGACAATTTAAGCCAGACACCTTACATTGTCCCAAATTCACCCACAGAAAAAGAGCAGA ATTATAATGAAGCTGCTGAATCCCCAATGGACACATCTGGCCCCCCTGAGGACCTTCCACAAAGGAGAGAGGAGGAGCCAATGGACATGGACCCCTGTCCCAAACCACAACCCACAGCCTCTACCCCAGTGTCCCAAAATTCCCCTGTATTCGTTCTGGAGAAAAGCCTCTCTGTGCCTAGCCAGCCTGAATTCTCACAT GACGTGTTTATTTCCACTCCCAGCCTTGACCCTGGGAACAATAGTCAGGGGACAGAGGCCCCAAATAACAAGTTGCTTCACCAGAACAGTGCATTAGGAACAGAGTCAAGATTCCCCAAGCAGACTGACCCACCAGAGAAGCTAACAAAACCTTCAAGTAGCTCTTCACAGCCCTCAGAGGTTGCTGAGTGTTTTCAGTTGGAACTTAGCAGTGAAAACAATTATTCTCAGAAAACTCAAGCATTCATTGTTGAGGAGGATAGCCAAGCCACGCAGATTGAGGAAGAGAAAGCAACTCTCGATGTTGATAAGAGTGGCCTTAAACACCATTCCCAAAAAAACAGTAAGAATGGCATGGGGCCAGAGCCTGGTAAAACGTCAAATTCACAAAATAACTCCGAGGTGCCTGACTCCAAATGTACAAGTGCTTTACCAGAAGGGGCAGAAGACTGTACCTCTCAAAAGCTGCATTCTCAGTCTGTTATTGGAGGGAGCCAAAGTAAAGTAGCTTTCGGTGCCACTCAGTCCCAGCGACCTGTCAGTACTGGGTGTGTTTCAGACACCCCTTCATCACCACAGAAGAGTAAAACTGTAGATCTGACGGTCACCAGCTCTTCACAAGCCTCACAGCCAGAGGGGAAACCTGTGAGCTGCACTCCCATCCCAGTCACCACACAGTCTCAGTCTCAATCTTTCCTGACTGTGTCCTCTCCAAAGAACACTGAGAATGCAAAAGGTCTAAGTCAAAGCCAGAAACTCAGCCAGCCTATTATTCACAGTGTTATTACAGACAGCATTAGAAATACTGAAGAGGGGGAGCAGATGGATGAAGGTGACATCCAGAGTACAGAGAGGGATGAAGACACAGGACTCAACCTGGCCTTGTCTCAGAGCCAAGTACTTTCTCCAAAGCCCATAGAAGATGAGGAGGTTGTGGAGCAGGAGGAGAGATCCCAGTGTGAACCCATCAAAGATCACCACTCCTCCAGCAAAGAGGAGAGCTTCAGTGTCATGGTGCTTGAGGAGAGCCAGAGGGTCTCTCAGGAAAGAGTAAAGAATGGAAGGTCACAGCCATTCATAAGCTCCTTGCAGCCTGTGAAGAGCTCCATGCTGGACAAACGTGAGCCCACTACAAAGATCTCAGGGTCTCAGCCAGTGAGATCAACTGAGGTCTCACCTTTACAGCTTGAGAAAGCGAAGTCACAGAGCATAAAGCCCACAGATGCAGGACAGCACAAAGACCCTGAGAGAATGAACTCGGACAATGATGCCAACAAAAGTCTAAGCGACAGTTCTGGAG AGCTTCCGTTTCACTTTACTTTGCCCAAAGAGGGCGAGCTGATCCACCCAGCTGTGAGTGCAACTCCTCTACAAATTAGTCAGCTGAAAAAGACACCAAGACACAGCACTCCGAttg AGATGACCTCGTTCTCAGAGCCGTCAGAGGGTGATGTTACCAGGGAGACGACCATGGCAGCCAGTGAGATTTCGGTGGAGGAGAGCAGAGAGGGCGAGGTGCCAGTAACTGTGGATGGAGATGGGAAACTGAGTCTCAGGATGAAACTGGTTACTCCTGTGGAGGAGGGCAGCTCGGGCTCTGAACATTTCAGTTTGCAGA AACCACCATTAATGGATGAAGAAGGCTCTGTCTCCAAGGCTACTACTGTTGCCATGGCTGTAACCAG TCCGTCTGTGTTTAGCCGTGTGCGGGAGGCCCACAGGCAGGTCCAGGTGGAGGATGATGTGGAGTCCAGTGATCTTCCTCTCAG CAGGCAACAAAGCCAGCCATTCAACTGTTCCCTTAAAACTGACTCAGCACTGTCTCCCAATCGCTCGAGAGGAACAGTGGGCAGCAGAACCTCAGGCAGAGTCAGTGAAGCCATACCGCATCAGTCTCTGCATCCTGGTGGTTCTGAAGCACACTCTGAGCCACTGGTCAGTGGCCTGTCCTCCCCTAACAAAGAACAAGAGGTCCCCAGCACTTCCGAAATGCCGTCTCCCAGAACCCCTTTCAAACAGAGAGCTGTGTCTCAACAAACTAGCGTGGATATCACCTCAACTACCAGCCCACCCAGCAAA AGAGCTGTGTCTCAGCAGACTAGTTTTGATCTGTCTGGACCACACAACCTGTCTGGCAGG GGAGAACAAAGCACACCCACCAGAACCCAGCCAGGTCCGTCAATGCGCAGACATGTTCGCACCATCCAAGAGGTCCGCACAACTGTCACTCGCATCATTACAGATGTCTACTATGAAAACGGCAGAGAGGTTGACCGCAAGGTTACCCAG GAGTCTGAGGACCCCATGGTGGACCGCTGCGTTGTGGATAATGACATGTCCCCATCCCGCACAGGGAGCTCCATGAcatcaggagacctggctgatgTCAGTTCACTCTCCTCTAAGGCCCCGTCACACCACAGCTCCAGTGGGACAAGCAGTGGGGGCCTGGGCCCCATCAGAATGCCTGATTTTATCATGCCACCCAGCCGAGGGGCCAAGTCTGGCAG GCGGTGGGGATGGCAGCAGCCGAGGACCCAGAATGCAGTGGTGGGGTCAGAGGTGACGGATGCACGGGGGTCTCGGGTCACTACCCAGCTGAGCCCCCGTGGCCGTGCCCGGCGAGGAAGGCCTCCTTCCCGCAGCCCGCTGTCCAG AGGTGGCAGGATAGGGCAGAGAGGTGGAGCCCATGGCCAGACTGTATCATCCTCAGAGGAGGAGGCCTTTGCCCAAAGACATGCTGGAGCATCAGGCAGTCCAGCAGAACCCAGCACTACGGGCCGCTCCGATTCCCTCAACACCACCTCACCTGACAACAGTACTGGAACCAGCAGTTTTGTTGGGTTGCGTGTACTGGCCAAGTggtcttccaattcatacttctATTCTGGGAGTATTACCCGAGACCTAGGCGAAAACCATTTCCGCCTTCTATTCGATGACAACCAAGAATGTGAAGTACAAGGAAAGGATATCTTGCTCTGTGACCCCATTCCTCTGGAGACAGAGGTCACAGCCCTGACTGAGGAGGAGTTCTTTAATATAG GTGTAGTGAAGGGGCATAAGACACAAGgctctgatttcctgtactgcATAGAGAAAGATGGTCAGAGTATGTGGTACAACAGAACATCTGTGATTCTCAGCATGGAGCAAGGCAACCGGTTGAGGGAGCAGTATGGACTGGGGCCTTACGAACCTTCTACACCCCAAACCATGGCATCTGACATCAGCCTCG ATAACCTGGTAGAAGGAAAAAGGAGGCGCAGAGGGAACCCCAGTGGAACAGGCACCCCTAACCGCAGCTCCAGCAACAGCCCGAGAACCCCAGGGCCTTCTGGGAAACGAAAACTCATCAGCGGCTCTGAGGATGAAAGGACTCCTGCGAAGAGAGGACGCAGGGGGGGAGGGGCCAGAGTGG GGCAGCGGACAGCAGCTTGCAACACATCTGGGAGCGGAATAGACTTGCCATCTGACCCTAATGACCTGGTGGCAACACATGGCCCTCTTCCTGAGAACTCTTCCCTTTTTATGGGCTTTGTGTTTTTGCTGACAGCATCCTCTGAAAGCGAAAGAGAGTCTAACCTGCAGAGCAGCGATGATGATGAAG AATATGTGCAGAGAGCTCCATATAACAAAGAATATACGGTGAGGCAGCTGGAGGCGGGAGGAGGAATGATTCTGCCTGACTTTAATGAAGAACAG